From Prochlorococcus sp. MIT 1223, the proteins below share one genomic window:
- a CDS encoding nicotinate-nucleotide--dimethylbenzimidazole phosphoribosyltransferase, which yields MKSQFFELLSGNKAFGVGLSLDQVKNFQEKWKKSLDDFVFLLILAGSKTSEVEGISWAGSTPQSRSYTALADADLVLKGPLKSRKWPLPVLPGGVSPALISYVSSCFIGTKPTVIAAGLLHKPTFPHLLLEPSFSGPADCLSSGKAMSKSRVDQLWQEGFSMGVRLKTPLLITECVPGGTTTAQAILCGIGIEVSELISGSVLIPPFSLKKELVRKGLENAALGPNPLPKKLLAAVGDPFQVIAVGLVLGAREAKQPVLLGGGSQMLAVLALALASIEPELRFSFVENIAIATTSWLVKESHSGNKFNSSFIRLMELVSDYFGVCLMGFSSGLSFEESTKKVLRDYELGYVKEGVGAGALSFLAKMKGVTSAQLVQACDLAVEQLESTHH from the coding sequence ATGAAATCACAATTCTTTGAGCTATTGAGTGGAAATAAAGCCTTTGGTGTGGGCTTATCACTGGATCAAGTCAAGAATTTTCAAGAGAAATGGAAAAAGTCTCTTGATGATTTTGTTTTTTTGTTGATTCTGGCAGGTTCCAAAACCTCGGAAGTTGAAGGAATTTCTTGGGCAGGCTCTACTCCTCAATCTCGTAGCTATACCGCATTAGCAGATGCTGATTTAGTTTTAAAGGGCCCCTTAAAATCTAGAAAGTGGCCTTTGCCGGTATTGCCAGGAGGAGTCTCGCCGGCTCTTATTAGCTATGTCTCTTCGTGTTTTATCGGAACGAAACCTACTGTTATTGCAGCTGGTTTATTACATAAACCAACTTTTCCACATCTTTTACTTGAACCCTCATTCTCTGGGCCTGCAGATTGTTTGAGCTCAGGGAAAGCAATGAGTAAAAGTCGAGTTGATCAATTGTGGCAGGAAGGATTCTCTATGGGAGTTCGTTTAAAAACACCTTTGTTAATAACAGAATGTGTTCCAGGTGGAACAACAACTGCACAGGCCATTCTTTGTGGGATAGGAATCGAAGTGTCTGAATTGATTAGTGGGAGTGTCTTAATTCCCCCATTCTCTTTGAAAAAAGAACTTGTTAGAAAAGGACTTGAGAATGCTGCGTTAGGACCAAACCCTTTACCTAAAAAATTACTTGCCGCTGTTGGAGATCCTTTTCAGGTAATAGCAGTAGGATTAGTTCTTGGAGCCAGGGAAGCAAAGCAGCCTGTTTTGCTAGGTGGAGGAAGTCAAATGTTAGCTGTCTTGGCTCTTGCTCTTGCCTCGATAGAACCTGAGTTGCGCTTTTCTTTTGTTGAAAACATCGCAATAGCAACAACCTCTTGGCTTGTAAAAGAGTCTCATTCTGGGAACAAATTTAATAGCTCTTTTATTCGTTTAATGGAACTTGTTTCTGATTATTTCGGTGTATGTCTTATGGGATTTTCTAGTGGATTAAGCTTTGAGGAAAGTACAAAAAAGGTACTTAGAGATTATGAACTAGGTTATGTTAAAGAAGGTGTTGGAGCAGGGGCTTTATCATTCTTAGCGAAGATGAAAGGAGTAACTTCTGCTCAACTGGTACAGGCGTGTGACCTTGCTGTTGAACAGTTGGAGTCGACTCACCATTGA
- a CDS encoding ABC transporter substrate-binding protein, whose translation MNDFQFGRRDFVRLAFGSSLLSLIGCSKRSNSPILRAVGATLPKELIRSLPYPWTFEKIQNIDNINPYELSLNERIDLLVVQDGWIKRLPSSNLLPIASEAFSKNLSNKAKDYLKKLGPDYQNKLLPIGVTPWVMIFRNGEQLIDKARKSWSVLLDPKLKGQIIFPKSPRLLLSITDKIGDPEQLTIIKSQIKIYDDMNAMNWLLSGKAKVAILPLQRCIASLIRDSRLSAILPETGAPLNWSLLARPFSSQTLPPLPWLTNSTKTPLSTRLLAKGWIPPIPYIELVEQKDFIRSDFQSAILPSYEVWEKCWPILPLTQEEEKSLERRWRNSIP comes from the coding sequence ATGAATGACTTTCAATTTGGGAGACGTGACTTTGTCAGACTAGCTTTTGGCTCTAGTCTTTTAAGTCTAATTGGGTGTAGCAAAAGGAGTAATAGTCCTATCCTTCGGGCTGTTGGAGCAACTTTACCTAAAGAATTAATAAGGTCACTACCTTATCCTTGGACGTTTGAAAAGATTCAAAATATAGATAATATTAATCCTTATGAGCTAAGTTTAAATGAACGTATAGATCTATTAGTAGTTCAAGATGGATGGATTAAGCGTCTCCCTTCCTCAAACCTATTACCTATAGCTTCGGAAGCTTTCTCAAAAAACCTTAGCAATAAAGCAAAAGATTATTTGAAAAAGCTCGGACCTGATTACCAAAATAAATTATTACCAATAGGTGTTACCCCTTGGGTGATGATTTTTAGGAATGGCGAGCAGTTGATAGATAAAGCAAGGAAATCTTGGAGTGTTTTACTTGACCCAAAACTAAAAGGTCAAATAATTTTTCCAAAGAGTCCAAGATTGTTGCTTTCCATAACTGATAAGATTGGAGATCCTGAACAGTTAACAATAATAAAAAGTCAGATAAAAATATATGATGATATGAATGCAATGAATTGGTTGCTTTCTGGAAAAGCTAAAGTTGCCATTTTGCCATTACAACGCTGTATAGCTAGTTTAATACGTGACTCTCGGCTTAGTGCCATCCTTCCCGAAACAGGAGCGCCTTTAAACTGGTCCTTACTCGCAAGACCATTTTCAAGTCAAACCTTGCCTCCCTTGCCGTGGTTAACAAATTCAACAAAAACTCCATTGTCAACAAGATTACTTGCGAAAGGTTGGATACCTCCCATTCCTTATATAGAACTTGTTGAGCAAAAAGATTTTATTAGAAGTGATTTTCAGTCGGCCATTTTACCTTCATATGAAGTATGGGAAAAATGTTGGCCAATCTTACCTTTAACTCAAGAGGAAGAGAAAAGCTTAGAAAGAAGATGGCGTAACTCAATCCCATAG
- a CDS encoding aldo/keto reductase: MSFNRRSFGPNSQVSLFTLGTMRAIESSQQMYKVLESAIAAGINHIETAPAYGPAEDFLGDSIQRLKLKNKLPEGGLIVTSKIQPGISFDEGKSEIKNILSRLRISKIDNLAVHGINLNEHLEWALNGEGADLLTWAQQENLIDQIGFSSHGSIPLIQKAINSNRFVFCSLHLHLLDPQRIPLAKLAIKQGMGVMAISPADKGGQLQNPSQMLIEDCKPIPPIELAYRYLIAQGISTLTVGASKTEDLRLPQKLSSADGPLSQEEQRSIERLNSIRRTRLGNDFCGQCKACLPCPKQIPIPEILRLRNLTVGHDLQAFAKERYNLINKAGHWWETVDASACNNCGDCLPRCPYHLEIPDLLKDIHLKLIDKPRRRLWD, encoded by the coding sequence ATGAGTTTTAATCGAAGAAGTTTCGGTCCAAACTCCCAGGTAAGTCTTTTTACCTTAGGGACAATGAGAGCAATTGAATCTTCTCAACAAATGTATAAGGTTCTAGAATCAGCAATTGCTGCAGGTATTAATCATATAGAGACTGCTCCAGCTTATGGGCCTGCGGAAGATTTTCTAGGAGATTCAATACAGCGACTTAAGTTAAAGAATAAATTACCTGAAGGAGGATTAATAGTTACAAGCAAGATTCAACCTGGTATAAGTTTTGATGAAGGTAAAAGTGAAATCAAGAATATTTTGTCAAGGTTACGCATATCCAAAATAGACAACTTAGCCGTTCACGGGATCAACCTCAATGAACATCTCGAATGGGCACTAAATGGAGAAGGGGCTGATCTATTGACATGGGCACAACAAGAGAACCTCATAGACCAAATAGGCTTTAGTTCACATGGCTCTATACCTCTTATCCAAAAAGCTATCAACAGCAACAGATTTGTTTTCTGCAGTTTGCACCTTCATTTACTCGATCCACAAAGAATTCCTCTCGCAAAACTTGCCATAAAGCAAGGTATGGGCGTTATGGCTATTTCACCTGCAGATAAAGGTGGTCAATTACAAAATCCAAGTCAAATGCTTATTGAAGACTGCAAGCCAATTCCGCCAATTGAACTTGCCTATAGGTACTTAATAGCACAAGGTATCTCTACTTTGACTGTAGGAGCTTCAAAAACAGAAGACCTAAGATTACCTCAAAAACTTTCTTCAGCAGATGGACCTCTAAGCCAAGAAGAACAGCGATCAATTGAAAGGCTTAATTCTATACGGCGTACTCGATTAGGGAATGACTTTTGTGGTCAATGTAAAGCATGCTTACCATGTCCCAAGCAAATCCCAATCCCGGAAATATTAAGACTAAGGAACCTCACTGTTGGCCATGACTTGCAGGCATTTGCAAAAGAACGGTATAACTTGATTAATAAAGCTGGTCATTGGTGGGAAACCGTTGATGCAAGTGCATGCAATAACTGTGGGGATTGCTTACCACGTTGTCCATACCATTTAGAGATACCAGATCTACTAAAAGACATACATCTCAAATTAATAGATAAGCCACGCCGAAGGCTATGGGATTGA
- a CDS encoding riboflavin synthase, translating to MFTGLIQAVGKICRQDKRLLIKGCKPFEPLSLGDSVSVDGVCLTVVEISPNSFFADVSEETLMRTTLGEKSQKNDFVNLEPALRLSDRLGGHLVSGHIDGLGEVISIEELKQSWIIKLRWQVVDYGKYICEKGSICLNGTSLTIADCTNDGNIFSIAVIPHTWLNTSLQYLSIGSLVNLEADIMAKYAERILSKAKTPLTENISNEWLQTHGWI from the coding sequence ATGTTTACTGGTTTAATTCAAGCTGTGGGGAAGATTTGTCGTCAAGACAAAAGGCTGCTAATTAAGGGATGTAAACCCTTCGAACCTTTATCTTTAGGAGATAGTGTTTCTGTAGATGGCGTTTGCTTAACGGTTGTTGAGATATCTCCTAATAGTTTCTTCGCAGATGTTAGTGAAGAAACATTGATGAGAACAACCTTGGGAGAGAAATCACAGAAGAATGATTTTGTTAACCTTGAGCCCGCATTAAGACTTTCAGATCGATTAGGAGGTCACTTGGTTAGCGGACATATAGATGGGCTTGGTGAAGTTATTTCTATAGAAGAACTAAAACAATCGTGGATCATCAAATTGCGTTGGCAAGTTGTTGACTATGGAAAATATATATGTGAGAAGGGAAGTATCTGCCTTAATGGAACAAGTTTAACCATTGCAGATTGCACTAATGATGGAAATATTTTTTCTATTGCAGTAATACCCCATACTTGGCTAAACACCTCGTTGCAATATTTATCTATAGGATCCTTGGTTAATTTAGAAGCCGATATTATGGCGAAATATGCTGAGAGAATATTGAGTAAAGCTAAAACACCTTTAACAGAAAATATTTCCAATGAGTGGTTACAGACTCATGGGTGGATTTGA
- a CDS encoding AbrB family transcriptional regulator → MLVGKELLDKNRSLSHLPEDEIAKGCGYVGPSGRVLRKSFYRALVEAKGIKLRSNGPGRAGNRSSRGRQAEFRTRVHGNGNLLIGHAYTKKLGLEPGQEFKIDIKKDSGAIYLVPLK, encoded by the coding sequence ATGCTTGTAGGAAAAGAACTACTGGATAAAAACAGATCTCTAAGCCACTTGCCAGAGGACGAAATCGCCAAAGGCTGTGGCTATGTAGGACCAAGCGGAAGGGTACTACGTAAAAGTTTTTATAGAGCACTTGTAGAAGCCAAAGGCATCAAGCTCAGATCAAATGGTCCTGGAAGGGCTGGCAATAGGTCTTCAAGAGGGAGACAAGCTGAATTCAGAACCCGTGTCCATGGAAATGGCAATCTGCTAATCGGTCATGCTTACACAAAAAAACTTGGATTAGAACCTGGCCAAGAGTTCAAAATAGATATCAAAAAAGACTCAGGCGCTATATATTTAGTTCCTCTTAAATAA
- a CDS encoding cytochrome c oxidase subunit 3, with product MTTIASKEKDSEKVLSKHNSVEESHGDHRLFGLIAFLVADGMTFAGFFAAYLTFKAVNPLLPDAIYELELPLPTINTILLLVSSATFHRAGNALGRKESAKCQKWLLITAILGLAFLISQMFEYFTLPFGLTDNLYASTFYALTGFHGLHVTLGTLMIFIVWWQARDPGGRINASNKFPLEATELYWHFVDGIWVVLFIILYLL from the coding sequence ATGACAACTATTGCTTCTAAAGAAAAGGACTCTGAAAAAGTGCTGTCCAAGCATAATTCGGTAGAGGAGTCACATGGCGACCATAGATTATTTGGATTAATAGCATTCTTAGTCGCAGATGGAATGACTTTTGCTGGATTCTTTGCTGCTTACCTAACTTTTAAAGCAGTCAACCCTTTACTGCCAGATGCAATATATGAATTAGAACTACCTTTACCAACAATAAATACTATCTTACTTCTAGTAAGCAGTGCAACATTTCATCGAGCAGGAAATGCTTTAGGGCGCAAAGAATCTGCCAAATGCCAAAAATGGTTACTTATTACCGCAATACTTGGGCTGGCTTTTCTCATCAGCCAAATGTTCGAATATTTCACGCTACCCTTCGGTCTTACTGACAATTTATATGCAAGCACTTTTTATGCATTAACAGGATTTCATGGCCTTCATGTAACTCTTGGAACATTAATGATATTTATTGTTTGGTGGCAAGCAAGAGATCCCGGGGGCCGCATTAATGCTTCAAATAAGTTTCCTTTAGAGGCAACTGAGCTCTATTGGCACTTCGTTGATGGGATTTGGGTGGTTTTATTCATCATCCTTTACTTACTTTAA
- the ctaD gene encoding cytochrome c oxidase subunit I, giving the protein MTIAIPPSNKQSKKDSLQPSGWLKYFSFSLDHKVIGIQYLVCGFIFYLIGGSLASAMRIELTSPVSDFMARDVYNQVLTLHGTIMIFLWIVPVINGAFGNYLIPFYVGARDMAFPRLNAVAFWLIPPAGLMLISSYFINGAAQSGWTAYPPLSITTPAAGQIIWIISVLLLGGSSIFGGINFIATILKLRRPGLKLMQLPMYCWAMLGTSILVVLATPVLAGTLILLSFDIVAHTGFFNPTLGGNVIVYQHLFWFYSHPAVYIMVLPAFGLVSEILPIHCRKPLFGYVTMVYSIMAIVVLGLVVWAHHMFTSGTPPWMRLFFTIATAFIAVPTGIKFFNWVATIWGGKITLNTALLFSCGFIVNFVLGGITGVALAQVPFDVHVHDTYFVVAHFHYIVYGGSVFVIFSSIYHWYPKVTGKMLDENIGILHFILTFVGFNLCFAPQHWLGLNGMPRRVAEYDPQFTFINQISSAGALIMAISTIPFLLNVFISAFKGKEAGDNPWQALTPEWLTSSPPPVENWEGDPPLVTEPYGYGKIENDLQNTEQIQSRGREG; this is encoded by the coding sequence ATGACTATTGCAATCCCTCCATCAAATAAACAGTCAAAAAAAGATAGCCTTCAACCTTCTGGTTGGTTGAAGTATTTCAGCTTTAGTCTCGATCATAAAGTGATTGGCATTCAATATCTTGTATGTGGTTTTATTTTTTATCTAATAGGTGGTTCTCTTGCTAGTGCAATGAGAATAGAACTAACAAGCCCAGTTTCAGACTTTATGGCAAGAGATGTCTATAACCAAGTCTTAACTCTTCATGGAACTATAATGATATTTCTATGGATAGTCCCAGTTATAAATGGTGCATTTGGCAATTACTTAATACCTTTTTATGTTGGAGCGAGAGACATGGCATTCCCCCGCTTAAATGCGGTTGCTTTTTGGCTAATTCCACCAGCAGGGCTAATGCTAATTAGCAGCTATTTTATAAATGGAGCGGCTCAATCAGGATGGACGGCTTATCCACCTTTAAGCATAACTACACCTGCTGCTGGTCAAATAATTTGGATAATAAGTGTTTTACTTTTAGGCGGAAGCTCCATTTTTGGAGGAATCAACTTCATTGCAACTATTTTAAAACTTAGAAGGCCTGGGTTAAAACTCATGCAACTCCCAATGTATTGCTGGGCAATGCTTGGGACCAGTATTTTAGTTGTACTAGCAACTCCAGTCCTTGCAGGAACTCTCATACTTTTAAGTTTCGATATTGTTGCTCATACTGGTTTCTTTAACCCTACTTTAGGCGGCAATGTAATCGTTTATCAACATCTTTTCTGGTTTTATTCTCATCCTGCTGTATACATAATGGTATTACCAGCGTTTGGTTTAGTTAGCGAGATACTTCCAATCCATTGCCGTAAACCTCTTTTTGGTTATGTCACAATGGTTTATTCAATAATGGCAATTGTAGTTCTAGGTCTGGTTGTTTGGGCTCATCATATGTTTACCAGTGGCACACCTCCGTGGATGAGACTCTTCTTTACTATTGCCACAGCTTTTATTGCTGTCCCAACTGGTATTAAATTTTTTAACTGGGTAGCAACTATTTGGGGAGGCAAAATAACACTGAACACCGCTCTTCTCTTCTCTTGTGGTTTTATTGTGAATTTCGTTTTAGGCGGCATTACAGGGGTAGCACTAGCTCAGGTTCCCTTTGATGTTCATGTACATGATACCTACTTCGTAGTTGCTCATTTTCACTATATTGTCTACGGCGGATCTGTTTTTGTAATCTTTTCTTCCATTTATCACTGGTATCCAAAAGTCACAGGGAAAATGCTTGATGAAAATATTGGCATACTTCATTTTATCTTAACTTTTGTTGGGTTTAATCTATGCTTTGCGCCTCAGCACTGGTTAGGGCTAAACGGAATGCCTAGGCGTGTAGCAGAATACGATCCTCAATTTACATTTATAAACCAAATCAGCAGTGCGGGCGCTTTGATAATGGCTATTAGTACAATTCCTTTCTTGTTGAACGTATTTATAAGTGCATTTAAAGGGAAAGAAGCCGGCGATAACCCTTGGCAAGCTTTAACACCAGAATGGTTAACATCTTCTCCTCCACCAGTGGAGAACTGGGAAGGAGATCCTCCTTTGGTAACTGAGCCATATGGGTATGGAAAGATAGAAAACGATTTACAAAATACAGAACAAATACAATCACGAGGGAGAGAGGGATAA
- a CDS encoding cytochrome c oxidase subunit II, which yields MSNFSAIITLILSIALSIGIIWIGNNINLLPEQASTNAPIYDELSMVLFSIGTVLFVGMVSFVVYSLIKFRKKPGEKGDGLSIEGNLSLEIFWTAVPAIVVLFVGLYSYDIYDRMGGMKPLSHTEHDHAGMMQEERVWGGIGSGEDNFTNGANSTSIPIEVTAMQFAFLFHYPKGDIISGELHVPVNEKISMRMTSKDVIHAFWVPQFRIKQDVIPGQPTILNFTPTKIGRYPIVCAELCGPYHGGMRSTVVVENSNEYQDWFEKNAKTPSSEL from the coding sequence TTGTCGAATTTCTCGGCCATCATCACGCTTATATTAAGTATAGCCCTCTCGATAGGGATAATTTGGATAGGGAATAACATAAACCTCTTGCCTGAACAGGCCAGTACTAACGCTCCTATATACGATGAATTGTCGATGGTTCTATTTTCGATAGGGACAGTCCTTTTTGTTGGAATGGTCAGTTTTGTCGTTTATAGCTTGATTAAATTTAGGAAAAAACCAGGAGAGAAGGGTGACGGGCTATCAATAGAAGGGAACTTATCTTTGGAAATATTCTGGACAGCCGTTCCAGCAATTGTGGTTTTATTTGTGGGACTTTATAGCTATGACATTTATGATCGAATGGGCGGAATGAAACCTCTATCTCATACTGAACATGATCATGCTGGAATGATGCAAGAAGAGAGGGTTTGGGGGGGTATTGGATCAGGAGAAGACAATTTTACCAATGGGGCTAACTCCACTTCAATTCCTATTGAAGTTACCGCTATGCAATTTGCTTTTCTTTTTCACTATCCAAAAGGAGACATTATTTCAGGAGAACTTCATGTTCCTGTTAATGAAAAAATAAGCATGAGGATGACATCAAAAGATGTTATTCACGCATTCTGGGTGCCTCAATTCAGGATTAAACAGGATGTTATACCTGGACAACCAACTATTTTAAATTTCACACCAACAAAAATAGGGCGTTATCCAATCGTATGTGCTGAACTTTGTGGTCCATATCATGGGGGCATGCGTTCAACTGTAGTCGTAGAGAACTCCAATGAATATCAAGACTGGTTTGAAAAAAATGCAAAAACACCTTCTTCAGAATTATGA
- a CDS encoding COX15/CtaA family protein, with protein sequence MITSSPPLIRWRLAQLSSHLVVALIVLIVIGGATRVMEAGLACPDWPLCYGSLLPGRQMNIQVFLEWFHRLDAFLVGIALVVQFIVALFFKSALPKWLLWFYGLLLFLVCVQGGLGAFTVVQLLPSTIVTTHLAVALALVSLMSALSQSLIQIKHSPPPSWWRPMGFISLLLVIVQSLIGGRMATTWTSKKCLIQGIDCELLDLHKLFAMPVSAFVLLFVLTAFVTGGWPRQQWPFLIAITFLIFMQISLGIASVHFSLAQPILTVSHQLIGALLVSFLAALSFRRPKPLDQIGFDLTDKNLLEVCHG encoded by the coding sequence TTGATTACTTCCTCTCCTCCATTGATTCGTTGGCGCCTTGCCCAACTTTCCTCTCATTTAGTTGTAGCTTTAATTGTTTTGATTGTTATTGGAGGAGCTACACGAGTTATGGAAGCAGGCCTTGCCTGTCCAGATTGGCCACTTTGTTATGGCTCGCTCTTGCCTGGGCGACAAATGAATATACAGGTTTTTCTTGAGTGGTTTCACCGTTTAGATGCTTTCTTAGTGGGAATTGCTCTCGTTGTGCAATTTATTGTTGCCTTGTTTTTTAAATCAGCATTGCCTAAATGGTTACTTTGGTTTTATGGACTTTTGTTGTTCTTGGTTTGCGTACAAGGTGGGCTTGGGGCTTTTACCGTTGTTCAACTTTTGCCGTCAACCATTGTTACTACGCATCTTGCAGTCGCATTAGCTTTGGTTTCTTTGATGAGCGCTCTCTCTCAAAGTTTGATCCAGATTAAGCATTCTCCTCCCCCTAGCTGGTGGCGACCTATGGGATTCATCTCACTTTTATTAGTGATAGTTCAATCTCTTATAGGAGGTCGTATGGCTACAACATGGACTTCAAAGAAGTGTCTTATTCAAGGGATTGACTGCGAATTGCTTGATTTACATAAACTTTTTGCGATGCCAGTTTCCGCTTTTGTCCTTTTATTCGTTTTAACTGCTTTTGTTACAGGTGGATGGCCTCGTCAACAATGGCCATTTTTAATTGCTATTACCTTTTTGATTTTCATGCAAATATCCCTAGGAATAGCTTCTGTTCACTTTTCCCTCGCTCAACCTATTTTAACGGTTTCGCATCAGTTGATAGGAGCTCTTCTTGTTTCCTTCCTTGCAGCTCTGAGCTTTAGGCGCCCAAAGCCTTTAGATCAGATTGGTTTTGATTTAACAGATAAAAATTTGTTGGAGGTATGTCATGGTTAG
- a CDS encoding heme o synthase — translation MVSSSVETFKEALNRDNIVPSRKRVKLPPWLEVAKPRLIPLLLATTLGGMALTEDWPLSSTKLACTLFGGALAAAAAGALNCLWEQDLDKRMKRTSDRALPSGRLSPQAVFAGAISCTLAASILLIGGVNCLAAGLSLLGLCSYVLLYTAFLKPRTTQNIVIGGVAGAIPPLVGAAAATGHIGLGGWWLFALVMTWTPAHFWALAIFLKDDYRSVGIPMLPVIKGPSFTAKAISHYGLATVVLSFFGIFALPEGGLLYGILVVPFNTRLLQMINRLSSDPEDMSRAKGLFRWSILYMFGICFLLVISRLSISVQFDNQISQLLHEMADPIIGKL, via the coding sequence ATGGTTAGTTCTTCTGTTGAAACGTTCAAAGAAGCTCTTAATAGAGACAATATTGTTCCTTCTCGAAAGAGGGTAAAGCTTCCTCCATGGCTTGAAGTTGCCAAGCCTAGGCTTATACCTTTGTTATTAGCCACTACTTTGGGTGGCATGGCTTTAACTGAAGATTGGCCTTTGTCTTCTACTAAATTAGCTTGCACTCTTTTTGGAGGTGCACTTGCTGCTGCTGCTGCTGGTGCTCTTAATTGTTTGTGGGAACAGGATTTAGATAAAAGGATGAAACGTACTAGTGACCGTGCTTTGCCTTCAGGTCGCTTATCTCCTCAAGCAGTATTTGCCGGTGCAATATCATGTACTTTGGCGGCTTCTATTTTATTAATTGGCGGAGTTAATTGTTTAGCGGCTGGTCTCTCATTACTTGGTCTTTGTAGTTATGTATTGTTATATACAGCATTCCTAAAACCTAGAACTACGCAGAATATTGTTATTGGAGGAGTCGCAGGTGCAATACCTCCTTTAGTTGGGGCAGCAGCAGCAACTGGCCACATTGGATTAGGTGGATGGTGGTTATTTGCTCTTGTAATGACATGGACCCCTGCTCACTTTTGGGCTCTTGCAATTTTCTTAAAAGATGACTATCGATCGGTAGGTATTCCCATGTTGCCAGTTATTAAAGGCCCATCCTTTACTGCTAAGGCTATTTCTCATTATGGTCTCGCTACGGTCGTTTTAAGCTTTTTTGGCATTTTTGCTTTACCTGAAGGCGGACTTTTATATGGAATTCTTGTAGTGCCATTTAATACCCGCCTTCTTCAAATGATTAATAGACTTTCTTCTGATCCAGAAGATATGAGCAGAGCTAAAGGTCTTTTTCGCTGGTCAATTCTATATATGTTTGGAATATGCTTTTTGCTTGTTATAAGTCGATTATCAATATCTGTTCAGTTTGATAATCAAATTTCACAATTGCTTCATGAAATGGCTGACCCTATTATTGGGAAGCTATGA
- a CDS encoding ABC transporter ATP-binding protein — protein sequence MALVEIKDLYKSYGPVKALNGLSLEISEGKLFGLLGPNGSGKSTTLRILCTLLSPDSGSILISGLDVLRESRAVRKKLGYVAQEISIDKILSGRELLQLQGDLYHLPYGERNFRIDELISLLGMDEWIDRRCGSYSGGMRRRLDLASGLLHKPKLLVLDEPTVGLDIESRTVIWELLKELRSQGTTILLSSHYLEEIESLSEEMAIIDNGCVIAKGTPEDLKQELGGDRVTLRVREFSDPEESEKVKQLLEKISGVRQIVINRAQGFSLNLVVDDEAVLSCLREQLESAQLEVFALTQSRPSLDDVYLQATGRTLMDAELSESGKRDLKRESKASMR from the coding sequence ATGGCATTAGTTGAAATAAAAGATCTTTATAAGTCCTATGGTCCTGTTAAGGCTCTTAATGGCTTGAGTCTTGAGATCTCAGAAGGAAAGCTTTTTGGTTTACTTGGCCCCAATGGATCAGGTAAGAGCACTACGTTGAGAATCCTTTGTACTTTATTATCCCCAGATTCAGGCAGTATCTTGATTTCTGGTTTAGATGTTTTGAGAGAATCTAGAGCTGTTAGGAAAAAGCTTGGATATGTAGCACAGGAGATCTCTATCGATAAAATACTTAGTGGCCGTGAATTGCTTCAACTTCAAGGGGATCTATATCATTTACCTTATGGAGAGAGGAATTTTCGAATAGATGAGCTGATAAGTCTATTGGGGATGGATGAATGGATTGATCGTAGGTGTGGATCTTATTCTGGAGGGATGAGGAGGAGGTTGGACTTGGCTTCTGGATTATTACATAAACCTAAATTATTAGTGTTAGACGAACCAACGGTAGGCCTGGATATTGAGAGTAGAACTGTTATATGGGAATTATTAAAAGAACTTAGATCTCAAGGTACGACAATTCTTCTGAGTAGTCATTATCTTGAAGAGATTGAATCCCTTTCTGAAGAGATGGCCATTATTGATAATGGTTGTGTAATAGCTAAAGGTACGCCTGAAGATCTGAAACAAGAATTAGGGGGAGATCGAGTAACTCTTCGAGTAAGAGAATTTAGTGATCCGGAAGAATCTGAGAAAGTTAAGCAACTGTTAGAAAAGATCTCAGGAGTTCGTCAAATAGTGATTAATCGTGCGCAAGGATTTTCCTTGAACCTTGTTGTAGATGATGAAGCAGTCTTGTCATGTCTCAGAGAACAGCTAGAAAGTGCACAGTTGGAAGTTTTTGCATTAACTCAGAGTCGACCAAGCTTGGATGATGTCTATCTACAAGCGACTGGGAGAACACTAATGGATGCAGAACTTTCAGAATCAGGCAAAAGGGATTTAAAACGTGAAAGTAAAGCCTCAATGAGGTGA